Proteins encoded by one window of Bacillus sp. DTU_2020_1000418_1_SI_GHA_SEK_038:
- a CDS encoding XRE family transcriptional regulator, with amino-acid sequence MENIQKNIGENLRNIRKNRGFSLDATSELTGVSKAMLGQIERGESNPTVTTLWKIASGLQVSFSSLIKDEPSDLLFVDYKSIPPIVESNGEYRVYPIFPFDPRKKFEIFIVEMDPGCQHLSEKHNDGVEEYITVLKGELEIQIGEQSRQVSPGNSIRFLANKNHTYKNIGTDLVEYQAVMYYL; translated from the coding sequence ATGGAAAATATTCAAAAAAATATAGGAGAAAATCTAAGGAATATTCGTAAAAACAGAGGTTTCAGCCTTGACGCTACTTCAGAACTAACTGGGGTAAGCAAGGCTATGCTCGGTCAAATCGAACGTGGAGAATCTAACCCAACTGTAACAACATTGTGGAAAATTGCCAGTGGACTTCAAGTCTCATTCTCTTCACTAATAAAAGACGAGCCCTCAGATTTATTATTTGTAGATTATAAATCCATTCCCCCCATTGTCGAGAGCAATGGAGAATACCGGGTCTACCCTATTTTCCCTTTTGATCCTAGAAAAAAGTTTGAAATCTTTATTGTTGAAATGGATCCTGGCTGCCAGCATCTTTCAGAGAAGCATAATGACGGTGTAGAAGAATATATCACTGTACTTAAAGGTGAACTTGAAATTCAAATTGGCGAGCAAAGCAGACAAGTATCCCCTGGAAATTCCATAAGATTTTTAGCTAATAAAAATCATACATACAAAAATATTGGTACAGATTTAGTCGAATACCAAGCTGTTATGTATTATTTATAA
- a CDS encoding S-(hydroxymethyl)glutathione dehydrogenase/class III alcohol dehydrogenase: protein MKSRAAVAFGPGEPLKIVEIDVEEPKAKEVLVKILYTSVCHTDAFTLSGDDPEGVFPAVLGHEGAGVVVAVGDEVTSVKPGDHVIPLYTAECGECKFCRSGKTNLCSAVRETQGKGLMPDGTTRFSYNGEPIYHYMGTSTFSEYTVVSEVSLAKIDPEAPLDKVCLFGCGVTTGIGAVHNTAKVEEGAVTAVFGLGAIGLAVIQGLVQAKASRIIAIDLNEDKFELAKKMGATDFINPSKFDKPIQEVIIEMTDGGVDYSFECIGNVEVMRSALECCHKGWGESTIIGVAGAGKEIHTRPFQLVTGRVWRGSAFGGVKGRTQLPGMVEDYMNGEIDLDSFITHHLEFKDINEAFDLLHKGESIRTILTYGE, encoded by the coding sequence TTGAAAAGTAGAGCTGCTGTTGCATTTGGACCAGGAGAACCACTTAAAATTGTAGAAATTGATGTAGAAGAACCAAAAGCCAAAGAGGTATTAGTAAAAATACTGTATACATCAGTATGTCATACAGATGCTTTTACATTATCAGGTGATGATCCCGAAGGTGTATTTCCTGCTGTACTAGGTCATGAAGGTGCGGGTGTTGTCGTTGCTGTAGGGGATGAAGTGACTTCAGTAAAACCAGGGGATCACGTTATTCCGCTGTACACAGCTGAATGTGGAGAATGTAAATTCTGTCGTTCTGGTAAAACAAACTTATGTAGTGCCGTACGAGAAACTCAAGGTAAAGGTTTAATGCCTGATGGAACAACTCGTTTCTCTTATAATGGAGAACCTATTTATCATTACATGGGAACAAGTACATTTAGTGAATATACAGTTGTTTCTGAAGTCTCTTTAGCAAAAATTGATCCAGAGGCGCCACTGGATAAAGTTTGTCTATTTGGATGCGGTGTTACTACAGGGATTGGAGCTGTACACAACACAGCAAAAGTGGAAGAAGGAGCAGTGACAGCCGTATTTGGTCTTGGCGCTATTGGATTAGCTGTTATTCAAGGGTTGGTTCAAGCAAAAGCAAGCCGAATTATTGCTATAGACTTAAATGAGGATAAGTTTGAATTAGCTAAAAAAATGGGAGCAACTGATTTCATCAATCCTTCTAAATTTGATAAACCAATTCAAGAAGTCATCATTGAAATGACGGATGGAGGAGTAGATTATAGCTTCGAGTGTATTGGAAATGTTGAAGTTATGAGGTCTGCTCTTGAATGTTGTCATAAAGGCTGGGGTGAAAGTACGATTATCGGTGTAGCAGGCGCAGGTAAAGAAATTCATACTCGTCCCTTCCAATTAGTAACGGGGCGTGTATGGCGTGGTTCAGCCTTTGGAGGAGTGAAAGGAAGAACTCAACTGCCAGGAATGGTTGAAGATTATATGAATGGTGAAATCGATTTAGATTCTTTTATCACACATCACTTAGAGTTTAAAGATATTAATGAAGCTTTTGATTTGCTTCATAAGGGCGAGTCGATTCGTACGATTTTAACATATGGAGAGTGA
- a CDS encoding AzlD domain-containing protein, with protein sequence MSSHIVWMIIGMGVVTYIPRMLPFVLFKGKELPVFLQGVLKNVPAATLGALVFPGVFFINEDIWFGILGAAAAFFVAFLGANVILVVLGSIVVLSIYSFIM encoded by the coding sequence ATGAGTAGTCATATCGTTTGGATGATCATTGGTATGGGCGTTGTTACGTATATTCCTAGAATGCTGCCGTTTGTTCTATTTAAGGGGAAGGAATTGCCGGTATTTCTGCAGGGTGTTCTTAAAAATGTTCCTGCTGCTACTCTAGGAGCACTTGTTTTCCCGGGAGTTTTCTTTATTAATGAGGATATATGGTTTGGGATTTTAGGTGCGGCTGCTGCCTTTTTTGTTGCGTTTCTTGGGGCAAATGTTATTCTGGTTGTCTTAGGTTCCATTGTTGTTTTATCTATCTATTCATTTATTATGTGA
- a CDS encoding M48 family metallopeptidase, which translates to MARKIGLYGVLSYCLYGLFFYWYLFYFADTSLTFEYQGTRADPATFLNGRELMLSEEYSKIRNFLFFLSTPFEWLFYLFILLLGFSNAFKKWSEQTTKIKFFQNAIYLIWLSFFAFIATMPLNYISYSLSKTYNISTQTFSGWMKDELIDFWINFGTMIIIVSVLYWLINKSRKRWWLYAWLLSIPFTLFMMFLQPVVIDPLYNDFYPLKNKELEAKILALADQAHIPAEHVYEVNMSEKTNALNAYVNGIGSNSRIVLWDTTLNRLTEGQILFIMAHEMGHYVEKHIYFGIAGYLLLSLVGLYLAAKLLGYAISRWGKALKVPAVNDIRSLPLFLIILSMLMFISSPLSNFVSRYQESRADQYAIELTKDTDDAISTFQELTRAGKSQVNPPLLVKIFRYGHPTMLERISILEEYELKIKSHE; encoded by the coding sequence ATGGCAAGAAAAATTGGGCTTTATGGGGTTCTATCCTATTGCCTTTATGGACTTTTCTTTTATTGGTATTTATTTTATTTTGCCGATACAAGTCTTACCTTCGAGTATCAGGGGACGAGGGCAGACCCAGCTACTTTTCTAAATGGAAGGGAGCTCATGCTTAGTGAAGAATATTCTAAAATAAGGAACTTTTTATTTTTTTTGTCTACACCATTTGAATGGCTTTTTTACCTTTTTATTTTATTGCTTGGCTTTTCTAATGCATTTAAAAAGTGGTCTGAACAGACAACCAAAATAAAGTTTTTTCAAAATGCGATTTATTTAATTTGGCTTTCCTTTTTTGCTTTTATTGCAACGATGCCACTCAATTATATTAGTTATTCTTTATCCAAAACCTATAATATTTCCACGCAAACCTTTAGCGGCTGGATGAAGGATGAGCTCATTGACTTCTGGATCAATTTCGGAACGATGATTATAATTGTTTCGGTTCTTTATTGGCTGATTAATAAAAGCCGAAAAAGATGGTGGCTCTACGCATGGCTGCTTTCGATCCCATTTACATTATTTATGATGTTTTTGCAGCCCGTTGTCATTGATCCGCTTTATAATGATTTTTATCCTCTGAAAAATAAAGAGCTGGAAGCAAAGATTTTGGCATTGGCCGATCAAGCCCATATTCCTGCCGAGCATGTATATGAAGTTAATATGTCTGAAAAGACTAATGCCTTAAATGCATATGTGAATGGAATTGGTTCCAATTCTAGAATTGTCCTTTGGGATACGACTTTGAATCGGTTAACGGAAGGGCAAATTTTATTTATTATGGCTCATGAAATGGGGCATTATGTTGAAAAGCATATTTATTTTGGAATAGCTGGGTACTTACTTTTATCCCTGGTCGGATTATATTTAGCAGCAAAGTTGTTGGGGTATGCGATTAGCAGATGGGGGAAAGCGTTGAAGGTTCCTGCGGTTAACGATATTCGCTCCTTGCCGCTCTTTTTAATCATTCTTTCCATGCTAATGTTTATTTCAAGCCCTCTTTCCAATTTTGTTTCCCGCTATCAGGAATCACGTGCGGATCAATATGCAATTGAGCTTACAAAGGATACAGATGATGCCATTTCAACTTTTCAGGAACTAACCCGTGCTGGGAAAAGTCAGGTGAATCCTCCACTGTTAGTAAAAATATTCCGCTATGGACATCCAACTATGCTGGAACGCATATCAATACTTGAAGAATATGAATTAAAAATAAAATCGCATGAGTAG
- a CDS encoding thiol reductase thioredoxin, whose protein sequence is MIATYEENAASFNKIDAAKAHELVKGEGEAVIYIGKAVCPYCQKFIKKLKKVAEETDTHVYYVNSVEKSDLEGITAFRNEYDIPTVPGFIYTNGDTVNVKCDSSMTEEEIKAFMNK, encoded by the coding sequence ATGATTGCTACTTATGAAGAAAATGCAGCTAGTTTTAATAAAATTGATGCCGCAAAAGCACATGAATTGGTAAAAGGGGAAGGCGAAGCCGTTATCTATATTGGCAAGGCTGTATGTCCTTATTGTCAAAAATTCATTAAAAAACTAAAAAAAGTTGCTGAAGAAACTGATACTCATGTCTATTATGTCAATAGTGTGGAAAAATCTGATTTGGAAGGGATTACGGCCTTCCGAAATGAATACGACATTCCAACGGTTCCAGGTTTCATCTATACTAATGGTGACACCGTAAACGTTAAATGCGATTCATCTATGACAGAAGAAGAAATCAAAGCTTTTATGAATAAATAA
- a CDS encoding TVP38/TMEM64 family protein — protein sequence MDLEWLKDWFTLEHIMELIDKYRSFGPLPGILLPMIEAFLPFLPLFLFVMANANAFGLWLGFLFSWIGATLGALLVFILVRKYGQRRVLRMLRKHSQVQKLMAWVERHGFGPLFILICFPFTPSAVVNIVAGLSKISIAQYMLAVLTGKLVMIFTISFIGYDIKSLITQPIRSAIVGVIIFILWYVGKRIEIKMNIKMERERDYQE from the coding sequence ATGGATTTAGAGTGGCTTAAAGATTGGTTTACACTTGAACATATAATGGAATTAATAGATAAATATCGTTCCTTTGGCCCGCTTCCAGGTATTTTGCTGCCAATGATCGAGGCCTTCTTGCCATTTCTTCCACTATTTTTATTCGTAATGGCAAATGCAAATGCATTTGGATTATGGCTGGGCTTCCTATTTTCATGGATTGGCGCAACATTAGGAGCGTTGTTAGTTTTCATATTAGTACGGAAGTATGGACAGCGCCGGGTGCTGAGGATGCTTAGAAAGCATTCGCAAGTACAAAAGCTTATGGCATGGGTGGAAAGACATGGGTTTGGTCCGTTATTTATTCTTATATGCTTTCCTTTCACACCTTCAGCGGTAGTAAATATTGTTGCAGGTCTTTCAAAAATTAGCATCGCTCAGTATATGCTCGCCGTCTTGACAGGAAAGCTCGTTATGATATTTACGATCAGCTTTATTGGATATGATATTAAATCCCTGATCACACAGCCGATTCGATCTGCGATTGTAGGAGTTATTATCTTTATCCTTTGGTATGTTGGAAAAAGAATTGAAATAAAAATGAATATAAAGATGGAGAGGGAAAGGGACTACCAAGAGTAA
- a CDS encoding AzlC family ABC transporter permease produces the protein MAELVLNKTNSDFRKGFQSGISIAIGYIPVALTFGLLAKTTGLTFVETLLMSLVVFAGASQYISLSLLTLGTGIFEIILTTFIVNIRHFLMSSALNEKCEDDHLVNKAIYSFGITDESFSVAAMKEGMVSTGYMFGLNLIGYLSWVAGTGFGFLLGASLPQTLQESMTIALYAMFIGLLVPSMRKSVKVVFLAALSACFNTIFSLTNALSTGWAIVVATLLSAVIIELIEGVKKKQRGKGNE, from the coding sequence ATGGCTGAGCTTGTATTAAACAAAACAAATTCAGATTTTAGGAAAGGATTCCAATCAGGAATTAGCATTGCAATTGGATATATACCAGTTGCATTAACCTTTGGGCTGCTGGCAAAAACAACGGGCCTGACGTTTGTTGAAACTCTCTTAATGAGTTTAGTCGTTTTTGCTGGCGCTTCCCAATATATCTCCCTTAGCCTACTTACTCTTGGCACAGGCATATTTGAAATCATTTTAACTACCTTCATTGTAAATATTAGACATTTCTTAATGTCTTCAGCTTTAAATGAAAAATGTGAAGATGATCATCTTGTCAACAAAGCTATTTACTCGTTTGGAATTACGGATGAGTCCTTTTCTGTAGCGGCCATGAAGGAAGGAATGGTTAGCACAGGTTATATGTTTGGGCTTAATTTAATCGGCTATTTGAGTTGGGTAGCAGGAACTGGTTTTGGCTTCTTACTTGGGGCCAGTCTTCCTCAGACGTTACAGGAAAGCATGACAATTGCTCTTTATGCAATGTTTATCGGTTTATTAGTACCGTCTATGAGAAAAAGTGTGAAAGTAGTGTTCCTAGCGGCTTTATCTGCCTGCTTTAATACGATATTCTCTTTAACCAATGCTCTTTCAACTGGGTGGGCCATTGTTGTGGCAACACTTCTATCTGCAGTTATCATTGAGCTAATTGAGGGAGTAAAGAAAAAGCAGAGGGGGAAAGGGAATGAGTAG
- a CDS encoding LCP family protein has product MRSDRYQQKKQTKKKWKSIVLILFLICFGLIGYSYFQYKQGVSQSLKKANIDGKEEFEFHGDKDQYGGTNILLLGSDARGNEKSRADTIMIAQYHPDKGTYKVISIMRDIYVNIPGYGKHKINAALAFGGPELLRKTIKENFDIDIKYYSIVDFNGFVHLIDEAFPQGVEIEVEKAMSAYIGVTLQPGLQRLDGKHLLGYVRFRHDAVGDFGRVERQQKVIKEIGSQFKSIQTIAKLPKLVGVMTPFVNTNMEATDILYISKDFISKDIQDIGTLRIPIDGSYSNQRVSGSGSVLAIDLEKNKQAIHEFLAK; this is encoded by the coding sequence ATGAGATCAGATCGATATCAACAGAAAAAACAAACTAAGAAGAAGTGGAAATCAATTGTCCTCATTCTTTTTCTAATATGTTTCGGACTTATTGGGTATTCCTATTTTCAATATAAACAAGGGGTTTCACAATCCTTAAAGAAGGCAAACATAGATGGTAAAGAGGAATTTGAATTTCACGGAGATAAGGATCAGTATGGCGGCACAAATATACTTCTGCTTGGGAGTGATGCCCGCGGTAATGAAAAATCACGAGCGGATACGATAATGATCGCTCAATACCATCCAGATAAAGGCACATATAAAGTCATTTCTATTATGAGAGATATTTATGTGAATATTCCTGGATATGGAAAGCACAAGATCAATGCTGCTTTGGCTTTTGGAGGTCCGGAATTATTAAGAAAAACAATTAAGGAAAATTTTGATATAGACATTAAATATTACTCTATCGTTGACTTTAATGGTTTCGTACATCTTATTGATGAGGCATTTCCACAAGGTGTTGAAATTGAGGTAGAAAAAGCAATGTCTGCTTATATCGGAGTTACTTTACAACCAGGTCTACAACGGCTTGATGGCAAGCATTTACTTGGCTATGTCCGATTCCGTCATGATGCAGTTGGTGATTTTGGCAGGGTAGAACGGCAACAAAAGGTGATTAAGGAAATCGGCTCTCAATTTAAAAGCATTCAAACAATCGCAAAGCTGCCAAAATTAGTCGGTGTGATGACACCTTTTGTGAATACAAACATGGAAGCAACTGATATTCTTTATATAAGCAAGGATTTTATTTCAAAGGACATTCAAGACATTGGGACTTTACGAATCCCGATAGATGGTTCTTACAGCAATCAAAGAGTTAGCGGTTCTGGGTCTGTTCTAGCAATAGATCTTGAAAAAAATAAACAGGCAATTCATGAATTTTTAGCAAAATAA
- a CDS encoding IDEAL domain-containing protein, whose translation MNEKSYTELMKKNAMKRKKLKESYVLDLYIDMLLSEVLLTTEKNKLLKEIDHSLDEGNKPAFIHLSQKYIELTKRFGT comes from the coding sequence ATGAATGAAAAATCATACACAGAGCTGATGAAAAAGAACGCCATGAAAAGGAAAAAGTTAAAGGAATCGTATGTTTTAGATCTTTATATTGACATGCTGCTATCAGAAGTGCTGCTGACAACGGAAAAAAACAAACTACTGAAGGAAATTGATCATTCCCTAGATGAAGGCAATAAACCAGCATTTATTCACTTATCCCAAAAATATATTGAACTTACAAAGCGATTTGGCACGTAA
- the fghA gene encoding S-formylglutathione hydrolase, translated as MSLKIIEKHRSFGGEHFKYSHYSEVLQCDMTFSLYLPSNIDNKKIPLIWWLSGLTCTDDNFSHKSGFQRLAEKYQTAVMIPDTSPRGEHVANDEGYDLGHGAGFYVNATQEPWAKHYKMYSYIVDELTAIATSLVPHFSGEESIMGHSMGGHGALVIGLKNTERFKAISAFSPILSPSQVPWGIKAFSAYLGDDQAAWKEWDASELVKEASIPPILIMQGSQDDFYPVQLEETAFIQNAREHNQVVQYEKLEGYDHSYYFIATFLEDHFAFHKKHFR; from the coding sequence GTGAGTCTTAAAATTATTGAAAAACATCGCTCTTTTGGCGGAGAACATTTCAAGTACAGCCATTATTCAGAAGTCTTACAATGTGATATGACATTTAGTCTTTACCTGCCTTCAAATATAGACAATAAAAAAATCCCGCTCATCTGGTGGCTCTCTGGTTTAACGTGTACAGATGATAATTTCAGTCATAAAAGCGGTTTTCAAAGATTGGCTGAAAAATATCAAACGGCTGTAATGATTCCAGATACTTCGCCTCGTGGAGAGCATGTAGCAAATGATGAAGGCTATGACCTTGGTCATGGTGCTGGTTTTTATGTAAATGCTACACAAGAGCCATGGGCTAAGCATTATAAAATGTACTCGTACATCGTAGATGAATTAACGGCGATAGCGACATCGTTAGTTCCTCATTTTTCTGGTGAAGAAAGTATTATGGGGCACTCTATGGGCGGCCATGGCGCTTTAGTAATTGGGTTGAAAAATACAGAGAGATTCAAAGCAATCTCTGCATTTTCACCGATATTAAGTCCAAGTCAAGTCCCATGGGGAATTAAAGCCTTCTCTGCATATTTAGGTGATGATCAAGCTGCCTGGAAAGAATGGGATGCTTCAGAATTAGTAAAAGAAGCGAGCATTCCACCGATTCTCATAATGCAGGGAAGTCAAGATGACTTTTATCCGGTACAGCTAGAGGAAACAGCCTTCATACAAAATGCTCGTGAACATAATCAAGTAGTGCAATATGAAAAGCTTGAAGGGTATGATCATAGCTATTACTTTATTGCAACTTTCTTAGAGGATCATTTTGCTTTTCATAAAAAGCACTTTCGTTAA
- a CDS encoding competence protein ComK, whose translation MVKSMIPPLIEEYEVNSHTMVIMPLSYGSKIYSQIWELEDEFISPFKPIDIIRKGCISFGSSYEGRKEATKHLTGITHKAPITVDSTNSIYFFPTTSPSNTQCIWISQEHIHFHRRGDSANTQVLFKNKRSLSIPVSFNSFNNQILRTALLKTRLSKRIENLERKDWYMINGKRNLNASENEGKYNTRGHDLC comes from the coding sequence ATGGTTAAATCAATGATTCCCCCATTAATTGAAGAATATGAAGTGAATTCCCACACAATGGTTATTATGCCTTTATCTTATGGCAGCAAAATTTATTCGCAAATTTGGGAGCTTGAGGATGAATTTATTTCTCCTTTCAAGCCTATTGATATTATTAGAAAGGGCTGTATTTCTTTTGGCAGCAGTTATGAAGGAAGAAAAGAAGCGACTAAACATCTAACTGGAATTACCCACAAAGCACCCATTACAGTAGACTCCACAAACTCCATTTATTTTTTTCCAACTACTTCTCCGAGCAACACTCAATGCATATGGATATCTCAAGAGCATATTCATTTTCATCGCCGTGGGGACTCAGCCAATACACAGGTATTATTTAAAAATAAAAGATCCTTGTCTATACCAGTTTCCTTTAATTCATTCAACAATCAAATTTTACGAACTGCTCTGTTAAAAACAAGACTTAGCAAGAGAATTGAAAATTTGGAGCGTAAAGACTGGTACATGATAAATGGAAAAAGAAATTTAAATGCTTCTGAAAATGAAGGGAAATATAATACAAGAGGTCATGATCTCTGTTAA
- the gshAB gene encoding bifunctional glutamate--cysteine ligase GshA/glutathione synthetase GshB, whose protein sequence is MDFKNMLANSRVKPYLLKARFGIEKESHRVDLAGNLANTDHPRSFSVRDDHPYIQRDFSETQMELITPVTESLEELFNYLAAIHDVAYRSIGDNEMLWPLSMPPQLPENEEDIIIAKLNNVENVQYRQALSNSYGRRKQMISGVHFNFEFGEELIQALFILQSELQDYREFKNEVYLKVTRNYLHYRWLFTYLFGASPISEKNFFEGDSFNQAVRSIRSSKFGYINHEDVKVSFSSIQNYIADLSLMVKKGFLVEEKEFYSAVRLRGGQRVSDLKREGVQYIELRNIDINPFEKNGMSYEQAEFLHLFLVYLLWKDEGENCDEWVKIGDDYNNAVALEHPFTHTQYEIEAEAILDEMEHLVDILDLSISDTLFANVRDMLKDPSKTLAGRLYSVSEKSNQSQVATSIAKENYQTSWNQPYLLTGFTDMELSTQILMFDAIQQGIKLEILDREEQFLKLQLEDHVEYVKNGNMTSKDSYISPLIMENKTVTKKILHQHGFRVPNGEEFNHKEDALHSYKLFSTKAFVVKPKTTNYGLGISIFKEGASYEDYEKAISLAFKEDSSVLIEEFLKGTEYRFFVLNDQVLAVLLRIPANVKGDGKQTVEELVIQKNRDPLRGSSHRTPLETIQLGELENLMLKGQGYRMDYIPEKDEVIYLRENSNISTGGDSIDVTDQIPDDYKKVAVEAVAAIGAKICGIDLIIGNTDAPASDKDAYGIIEANFNPCMYMHIYPYKGESRRLTMHIIQYLFPELLQSQESKLVKLEVPQAKRGFTKLSC, encoded by the coding sequence ATGGATTTTAAAAACATGTTAGCTAATAGCCGTGTTAAACCATACTTATTAAAAGCCCGTTTTGGGATTGAAAAGGAAAGTCATCGCGTTGATCTAGCAGGAAATTTAGCTAACACCGATCATCCTAGGAGCTTTTCAGTACGAGATGACCATCCGTATATTCAGCGTGATTTCTCGGAAACACAGATGGAATTAATCACGCCTGTAACGGAGTCGCTAGAGGAGCTGTTTAATTACTTAGCAGCGATCCATGATGTGGCTTATCGTTCTATAGGCGATAATGAAATGCTTTGGCCATTAAGCATGCCGCCACAGCTGCCTGAGAATGAGGAAGATATCATAATTGCGAAATTGAATAATGTTGAAAATGTTCAATATCGGCAGGCGCTATCGAATTCCTATGGCCGCCGTAAACAAATGATTAGTGGGGTTCATTTCAATTTTGAATTTGGCGAGGAGCTCATCCAAGCATTATTTATCTTACAATCAGAACTTCAAGATTATCGGGAATTTAAAAATGAAGTGTATCTAAAAGTTACAAGAAACTACTTACACTATCGATGGCTATTCACTTATTTATTTGGTGCTTCTCCTATTAGTGAAAAGAACTTTTTTGAAGGAGACTCTTTCAATCAGGCAGTAAGAAGCATTAGAAGCAGTAAGTTTGGCTATATAAATCACGAAGATGTTAAAGTGTCTTTTAGCAGTATACAGAACTATATAGCAGACCTTTCTTTAATGGTGAAAAAAGGCTTCCTAGTAGAAGAAAAAGAATTTTATTCAGCTGTTCGTTTAAGGGGTGGGCAGCGTGTTTCCGATTTAAAAAGAGAAGGTGTTCAGTATATCGAATTGCGTAACATAGACATTAACCCTTTTGAAAAGAATGGAATGAGCTATGAGCAAGCAGAGTTTCTACATCTTTTCTTAGTTTATCTATTATGGAAGGATGAAGGGGAGAATTGTGATGAGTGGGTAAAAATCGGCGATGACTACAATAATGCAGTAGCTCTTGAGCATCCATTCACGCACACGCAATATGAAATTGAGGCAGAAGCCATCTTGGATGAGATGGAGCATCTAGTAGATATCTTGGATTTGTCTATTTCTGATACATTATTTGCTAATGTGAGAGATATGCTTAAGGACCCAAGTAAGACTTTAGCTGGCAGACTCTATTCAGTGAGTGAAAAAAGCAATCAAAGTCAAGTAGCTACATCCATAGCAAAAGAAAATTATCAAACATCCTGGAATCAACCGTATTTATTAACAGGATTTACTGATATGGAATTGTCCACTCAAATATTAATGTTTGATGCTATCCAGCAAGGAATCAAGCTAGAGATCTTAGATCGGGAAGAACAATTTTTGAAGCTTCAATTAGAAGATCATGTGGAATATGTGAAAAATGGCAATATGACTAGTAAGGATAGCTATATTTCACCCTTAATTATGGAAAATAAAACTGTAACAAAGAAAATTCTTCACCAGCATGGATTTCGTGTGCCGAATGGGGAGGAATTTAATCATAAGGAAGACGCTCTGCATTCCTATAAATTATTTTCCACTAAAGCCTTTGTTGTGAAGCCTAAAACAACAAACTATGGCTTAGGCATATCTATCTTCAAGGAAGGTGCAAGTTACGAAGATTATGAAAAAGCCATCTCACTAGCATTTAAAGAAGATTCATCTGTTTTAATTGAGGAATTTCTAAAAGGAACAGAATATCGATTTTTTGTGTTAAATGATCAAGTGCTTGCTGTATTATTACGAATTCCTGCAAATGTTAAAGGGGACGGCAAACAAACTGTTGAAGAATTAGTCATTCAAAAGAATCGTGATCCATTAAGAGGAAGCAGTCATCGAACACCTTTAGAAACGATCCAATTAGGAGAGTTGGAAAACCTTATGCTGAAAGGCCAAGGGTACCGAATGGATTATATTCCGGAAAAAGATGAAGTCATTTATCTGCGAGAGAATTCTAATATTAGCACAGGTGGAGACTCAATTGATGTAACAGACCAAATTCCTGATGATTACAAAAAAGTAGCAGTGGAAGCGGTAGCTGCAATCGGTGCCAAAATTTGCGGCATCGATTTAATTATTGGAAATACAGATGCCCCTGCATCAGATAAAGATGCTTATGGAATAATTGAAGCGAACTTTAATCCATGTATGTACATGCATATCTATCCCTATAAGGGCGAGTCCCGACGTTTAACGATGCATATTATCCAGTATTTATTTCCTGAATTATTACAAAGTCAGGAATCAAAGTTAGTCAAATTAGAGGTACCACAAGCAAAGCGCGGATTTACAAAACTAAGCTGTTGA
- a CDS encoding helix-turn-helix domain-containing protein: MEFSYKDKTFFTSKDLALSVIGGRWKIAIIWCLLQQSPLRLSEIQKYLPNVNQRMLIRQLRELEEDNIITRVVYPVVPPKVEYQLSEIGLLLEPVVTSICDWGVNFRDFLEGNADKISID, translated from the coding sequence ATGGAATTTTCCTATAAAGATAAAACGTTCTTCACGAGCAAAGACTTGGCCTTATCGGTGATAGGTGGTCGTTGGAAGATAGCAATTATATGGTGTTTACTCCAACAATCTCCATTGAGGTTAAGTGAAATACAAAAATATCTTCCCAATGTCAATCAACGTATGTTAATTAGACAATTAAGGGAATTAGAAGAGGATAATATCATTACTAGAGTTGTATACCCGGTTGTACCTCCTAAAGTAGAGTATCAACTAAGTGAAATTGGTTTACTTCTAGAACCCGTTGTAACTTCCATTTGTGATTGGGGAGTTAATTTTAGAGATTTTTTGGAAGGGAATGCTGATAAAATATCAATTGATTAG